A single genomic interval of Jatrophihabitans endophyticus harbors:
- a CDS encoding SDR family NAD(P)-dependent oxidoreductase — protein sequence MSSTDLFSLAGRSVLLTGATAGLGRRFAQTLGEAGARVALVGRRAELLAEVAGGTPGCVAVPGDLGDVAAVPGLVARAVDAVGDIDVVVNNAAFIAGGVRAEDESVDDITATLNVNLVSPIRIVQELFPTWRDRGAGVIVNVTSIAARAGIARFPQAVYAASKGGMEAITREWAAQWARHGIRANCLAPGFFESEMTGGVIHHEKIQDWILRNTLIPRHGQPADFDGALLFLASEASSYVTGQTVVVDGGWTAH from the coding sequence ATGAGCAGCACGGACCTCTTCTCCCTGGCCGGCAGGTCCGTCCTGCTCACGGGGGCGACCGCCGGCCTGGGCCGCCGGTTCGCGCAGACGCTCGGCGAGGCCGGCGCCCGGGTGGCGCTGGTGGGCCGGCGCGCCGAGCTGCTGGCCGAGGTCGCAGGCGGGACGCCGGGCTGCGTCGCCGTCCCCGGCGATCTCGGCGACGTCGCCGCTGTGCCCGGACTGGTGGCACGGGCCGTCGACGCCGTCGGCGACATCGACGTCGTCGTGAACAACGCCGCCTTCATCGCCGGTGGCGTCCGCGCCGAGGACGAGTCGGTGGACGACATCACCGCCACCCTCAACGTCAACCTGGTCAGCCCGATCCGCATCGTGCAGGAGCTCTTCCCGACCTGGCGCGACCGGGGGGCAGGCGTGATCGTGAACGTCACCTCGATCGCGGCGCGGGCCGGCATCGCCCGCTTCCCGCAGGCCGTGTACGCCGCGTCCAAGGGCGGCATGGAGGCGATCACCCGCGAATGGGCGGCCCAGTGGGCCCGTCACGGCATCCGGGCCAACTGCCTGGCGCCCGGCTTCTTCGAGAGCGAGATGACCGGCGGCGTCATCCACCACGAGAAGATCCAGGACTGGATCCTGCGCAACACCCTCATCCCGCGCCACGGCCAGCCGGCGGACTTCGACGGCGCGCTGCTGTTCCTCGCCAGCGAGGCGAGCAGTTACGTCACCGGGCAGACGGTGGTGGTCGACGGCGGCTGGACCGCGCACTGA
- a CDS encoding enoyl-CoA hydratase/isomerase family protein, producing MSSDSQYDTILVDDRDDGVTVVTLNRPDRLNAFDTAMRADFRRLWARVRDDVDVRAVVLRAAGERAFSTGLDVTERTTDNDSPWVDVTAPFAETEDPGHDLSPKRNQVWKPVVAAVRGMCAGGAFYWIAECDIVICSPDATFFDPHVTYGMVAALEPIALSYRMHMSDVLRMSLLGLHERLSAETARSSGLVSEVVAADELDARALQLASAIASQPAAAVEGTVKAIWQSMDAARNQALSTALLYTQVGNPVGTATVDRAAAKPSQWWLR from the coding sequence GTGAGCTCGGATTCGCAGTACGACACGATCCTCGTCGACGACCGGGACGACGGGGTCACCGTGGTCACCCTGAACCGTCCGGACAGGCTGAACGCGTTCGACACCGCGATGCGGGCGGACTTCCGCCGGCTGTGGGCCCGGGTCCGGGACGACGTCGACGTGCGTGCCGTGGTCCTGCGCGCCGCCGGGGAGCGGGCCTTCTCGACCGGGCTCGACGTCACCGAGCGCACGACGGACAACGACAGCCCGTGGGTCGACGTCACCGCGCCGTTCGCCGAGACCGAGGACCCCGGCCACGATCTGTCACCGAAGCGCAACCAGGTGTGGAAGCCGGTCGTGGCCGCGGTGAGGGGCATGTGCGCCGGCGGCGCGTTCTACTGGATCGCCGAGTGCGACATCGTGATCTGCTCGCCGGACGCCACGTTCTTCGACCCGCACGTCACCTACGGCATGGTCGCCGCCCTCGAGCCCATCGCGCTGTCCTACCGCATGCACATGTCCGACGTCCTGCGCATGTCACTGCTGGGTCTGCACGAACGGCTGTCGGCCGAGACCGCGCGCAGCAGCGGCCTCGTGAGCGAGGTGGTCGCGGCCGACGAGCTCGACGCGCGGGCCCTGCAGCTCGCGTCGGCCATCGCCTCGCAGCCGGCCGCGGCGGTCGAGGGCACGGTCAAGGCGATCTGGCAGTCGATGGACGCCGCACGGAACCAGGCGCTGTCCACGGCGCTGCTGTACACGCAGGTGGGCAATCCGGTCGGCACCGCGACCGTGGACCGCGCCGCGGCCAAGCCGTCGCAGTGGTGGCTCCGGTGA
- a CDS encoding acyl-CoA dehydrogenase family protein translates to MTAVADDELELVRGTARQIAQRCAKAGHDADAHVTCWQALVEAGLTELREGEPDNTPAAPAAMAAAVVEELARVVCGAPLLGHLLAAELARLGGVVLPAGEAWTVALDDTWSRLGNAVGWDAARATVALALDGAGTGGVSVVTVGDRDVTADPTRRIATCAGPTGQGAEAGIDTIAAFHAFARTLVAADAVGAAAGVLDAALGYVQERVQFGVPVGSFQAVQHLLAEAFVRLEAARSSLTFATRALDATPLDPAAATRTSLVVKGWTGDAVVDVVEAAVQAFGGIAITWEHPAHRHLRRVLVDRQSLGAPATVDPLLLDATPLDAGSTDAGSPGAGSPDATEGVTADDTELARFRRDLRRWLREHGIERREDEEHARFLQRWHQELAAGGWVGLSWPQEYGGHGLSGVYEVVVNEEIGRAGAPDAPRVGYMGRALLTWGSEQQRTRYLPGLLRGDDYWCQGFSEPGAGSDLANISTRAVRDGDRYVISGQKVWTSYGEFADFCLLLARTSSAAGQPKHKGISAFVLPMDSPGVEVRPIRAITGHSEFCEIFLDDVELGAEQRIGAEGDGWPIAMMTVSYERGAADVGYLSKFGAALGELRRLVGKRADEPTVRLELGRLTRLYTLLGQHVERRLEDRQRTQAVPGPEMSVDKVLMTLVDQSLHAGALRLLGPGALAGGDRGEWLERYFYSRAASIYGGSQQIQLNIIAQRLLGLPH, encoded by the coding sequence GTGACCGCCGTGGCCGACGACGAGCTCGAACTCGTCCGTGGTACCGCTCGTCAGATTGCGCAGCGTTGCGCGAAAGCAGGTCACGACGCGGACGCGCACGTCACGTGCTGGCAGGCGCTCGTCGAGGCGGGTCTGACCGAGCTGCGCGAGGGGGAGCCCGACAACACGCCGGCGGCACCCGCGGCCATGGCGGCGGCCGTCGTCGAGGAGCTGGCACGGGTGGTGTGCGGTGCACCGCTGCTCGGGCACTTGCTCGCGGCGGAGCTCGCCCGCCTCGGCGGTGTCGTGCTGCCCGCCGGCGAGGCCTGGACCGTCGCGCTCGACGACACGTGGTCCCGTCTCGGGAACGCGGTCGGCTGGGACGCGGCGCGGGCGACCGTCGCGCTGGCGCTGGACGGCGCCGGGACCGGCGGCGTCTCGGTGGTGACCGTCGGCGACCGCGACGTGACGGCGGACCCCACGCGGCGGATCGCCACGTGCGCCGGTCCGACCGGGCAGGGGGCCGAGGCCGGCATCGACACGATCGCGGCGTTCCACGCCTTCGCGCGCACTCTGGTCGCCGCCGATGCCGTCGGTGCCGCCGCCGGTGTGCTCGACGCGGCGCTGGGCTACGTCCAGGAGCGGGTGCAGTTCGGCGTGCCCGTCGGCTCGTTCCAGGCGGTGCAGCACCTGCTCGCCGAGGCCTTCGTGCGGCTGGAGGCCGCCCGCAGCTCGCTGACGTTCGCGACGCGGGCCCTGGATGCGACGCCGCTCGACCCCGCGGCCGCGACGCGGACGTCGCTGGTGGTCAAGGGCTGGACGGGCGACGCGGTCGTCGACGTGGTCGAGGCGGCGGTGCAGGCGTTCGGGGGCATCGCCATCACGTGGGAGCACCCGGCCCACCGGCACCTGCGTCGGGTGCTCGTCGACCGGCAGTCCCTCGGCGCCCCCGCCACCGTCGACCCGTTGCTCCTCGACGCGACGCCGCTCGACGCGGGCTCGACCGACGCGGGCTCGCCCGGCGCGGGCTCGCCCGACGCGACCGAGGGCGTCACGGCCGACGACACGGAGCTCGCCCGCTTCCGCCGGGACCTGCGCCGTTGGCTGCGCGAGCACGGCATCGAGCGGCGCGAGGACGAGGAGCACGCCCGCTTCCTGCAGCGCTGGCACCAGGAGCTGGCCGCCGGCGGCTGGGTCGGCCTGTCGTGGCCGCAGGAGTACGGCGGCCACGGACTGTCCGGCGTGTACGAGGTGGTCGTCAACGAGGAGATCGGACGCGCCGGCGCGCCGGACGCCCCTCGCGTCGGCTACATGGGCCGGGCGCTGCTCACGTGGGGCAGCGAGCAGCAGCGCACGCGCTACCTGCCCGGCCTGCTGCGTGGCGACGACTACTGGTGCCAGGGCTTCAGCGAGCCGGGGGCCGGCTCCGACCTCGCCAACATCTCGACGCGCGCGGTCCGCGACGGTGATCGCTACGTGATCAGCGGGCAGAAGGTGTGGACGAGCTACGGCGAGTTCGCCGACTTCTGCCTGCTGCTGGCGCGGACGTCGTCGGCGGCCGGACAGCCGAAGCACAAGGGCATCTCGGCGTTCGTGCTGCCGATGGACAGCCCGGGGGTGGAGGTCCGGCCCATCCGTGCCATCACCGGGCACTCGGAGTTCTGCGAGATCTTCCTCGACGACGTCGAGCTCGGTGCCGAGCAGCGCATCGGGGCCGAGGGCGACGGCTGGCCGATCGCGATGATGACCGTGTCCTACGAGCGGGGCGCCGCCGACGTCGGTTACCTGTCCAAGTTCGGCGCGGCCCTCGGGGAACTGCGGCGCCTCGTGGGCAAACGGGCCGACGAGCCCACCGTCCGGCTGGAGCTCGGCCGGCTGACGCGGCTGTACACGCTGCTGGGCCAGCACGTCGAGCGCCGTCTCGAGGACCGGCAGCGCACCCAGGCGGTGCCCGGTCCGGAGATGTCGGTGGACAAGGTGCTGATGACGCTCGTCGACCAGTCCCTGCACGCCGGGGCGCTGCGGCTGCTCGGGCCCGGGGCGCTGGCCGGCGGCGATCGCGGCGAGTGGCTCGAGCGCTACTTCTACTCGCGCGCGGCCTCGATCTACGGCGGCAGCCAGCAGATCCAGCTCAACATCATCGCGCAGCGGCTGCTGGGCCTGCCCCACTGA
- a CDS encoding FadR/GntR family transcriptional regulator gives MSEPFGPMGTRIQPRLAEAIAAELRERILNGSIPEGALPKQEDLVVMFGVSAPPMREALRILEVEGLITVRRGKLGGAVVHRPNGGSMAHAIGMALQGEQVHLHDLAESIRDLEPRSAAACAQRADRKDVLRPRFEENLELSAAAVGDGPAFTRVSRTFHELVVAYTTPVTTRLLIRSLVTIWTAQEQTWAHEASEVGHYPTKQEQRTVLNAHRRIATRILDGDAAGAERSARAHLHASQDRVLAEFGDRVVDAASSRAIRGLRSVTTDQRSDAGYSVL, from the coding sequence GTGTCCGAACCGTTCGGCCCCATGGGCACCCGCATCCAGCCGCGGTTGGCCGAGGCGATCGCGGCCGAGCTGCGTGAGCGCATCCTCAACGGCAGCATCCCCGAGGGCGCGCTGCCCAAGCAGGAGGACCTCGTCGTCATGTTCGGGGTCAGCGCGCCGCCCATGCGGGAGGCATTGCGGATCCTGGAGGTCGAGGGCCTGATCACCGTGCGTCGCGGCAAGCTGGGCGGCGCGGTGGTCCACCGCCCGAACGGCGGCTCCATGGCGCACGCGATCGGCATGGCGCTGCAGGGCGAGCAGGTGCACCTGCACGACCTGGCCGAGAGCATCCGGGACCTCGAGCCCCGCAGCGCCGCCGCCTGCGCCCAGCGCGCCGACCGCAAGGACGTCCTGCGCCCGCGCTTCGAGGAGAACCTCGAGCTGAGCGCCGCCGCCGTCGGGGACGGCCCGGCCTTCACCCGGGTCTCGCGCACCTTCCACGAGCTCGTCGTCGCGTACACGACACCGGTCACGACGCGCCTGCTCATCCGCAGCCTGGTGACCATCTGGACGGCGCAGGAGCAGACCTGGGCGCACGAGGCGTCCGAGGTCGGCCACTACCCGACCAAGCAGGAGCAGCGCACCGTGCTGAACGCCCACCGGCGGATCGCGACCCGCATCCTGGACGGTGACGCCGCGGGGGCCGAACGGTCCGCGCGGGCGCACCTGCACGCCTCGCAGGACCGGGTGCTGGCCGAGTTCGGCGACCGGGTCGTGGACGCCGCGTCGTCGCGGGCGATCCGTGGCCTGCGCTCCGTCACGACCGACCAGCGCAGCGACGCGGGGTACAGCGTCCTCTGA
- a CDS encoding enoyl-CoA hydratase-related protein has translation MSEGAPADPVEVTREGRVLVVRIRRPAKRNAIDAAVTAGLDAALNLLQDDPELWAGVLTGSDGGFSAGTDLVAGPGAPTERGGTYGVMRRRRTTPLVAAVEGYAYGGGFELALACDLVVAGETATFALPETTRGVVAASGALFLAPRALPVNVARELLLTGRRLDARRAWSLGLVNEVTAPGEALDRALGLAAEIVRHAPIAQRETLRALDTLGRDEADAGWAATAAAVEALQASADFAEAMAAFRAKRPPVWRNR, from the coding sequence GACCCGGTCGAGGTGACCCGCGAGGGTCGGGTGCTCGTCGTCCGCATCCGCCGGCCGGCCAAGCGCAACGCGATCGACGCGGCGGTGACCGCCGGGCTGGACGCCGCACTGAACCTGCTGCAGGACGACCCGGAGCTGTGGGCCGGTGTCCTGACCGGCTCGGACGGCGGGTTCAGCGCCGGCACCGACCTGGTCGCGGGTCCCGGCGCGCCGACCGAGCGTGGCGGCACCTACGGGGTGATGCGGCGGCGGCGAACCACCCCGCTGGTGGCCGCGGTCGAGGGCTACGCGTACGGCGGCGGCTTCGAGCTGGCGCTGGCCTGCGACCTCGTCGTGGCCGGCGAGACCGCCACCTTCGCCCTGCCCGAGACGACGCGCGGCGTCGTGGCGGCGAGCGGCGCACTGTTCCTGGCGCCGCGGGCGCTGCCGGTGAACGTCGCGCGGGAGCTGCTGCTGACCGGGCGCCGGCTGGACGCTCGCCGGGCCTGGTCGCTGGGGCTCGTCAACGAGGTCACCGCCCCGGGCGAGGCGCTGGACCGCGCCCTCGGGCTCGCGGCGGAGATCGTGCGGCACGCGCCGATCGCGCAGCGCGAGACGCTGCGCGCCCTGGACACGCTCGGTCGCGACGAGGCGGACGCCGGCTGGGCCGCCACCGCGGCCGCCGTCGAGGCCCTGCAAGCCAGCGCGGACTTCGCCGAGGCGATGGCCGCGTTCCGCGCGAAACGTCCGCCCGTGTGGCGCAATCGCTGA